CTACaaggataaattaattattttctaaattagattattgtcatagggtttctttaggttttgaGCAATTCAAGTTTGGTGTTTTaacaatgtttatattttttttttatttaataatagttcaagatttattattaattggtGTTGGTGCCATAAAGCTAATGACAAAcggcaagaaaaacaaaagttgtataaacaaaaagaaaaatgccTAAAAATAGTAAAACCATGCAATAATACATAGCAAGATCTTATAGTCAAAACTAACAACACTTTACTTACTAGACTAATTAAGGATGCTCTCAAAACTTTCCTATATATCGGtaattttcatcaattattttaaattatatataaaagaaccaACTCAAATACTATATTCCAATCAATAATCTCTTACTAGAAAACCAATTTATTTCTAACTAACATCAAGGATTTTCATCTTTTgaagtgaggaaaaaaaatgaaacaatattcaacaaaatttgtaacttgaaaatataaattacatcatgcataataattaacaactaGGTTGTCCAGCGGATGGAAAAGATTTCAAAGAGAATTCAATAAAACTTCCAAGCTTGGAAAATAATCTTCAAGCCAACAAATACATATCAACATGTCAGATGAAAGTATTGTACTGATTTGGAGCAACTTCAAGCATCTCTTTGTAAAATGATCTTGTACTCTCACGTTAATCAACGTCAACAATACGCCCCTCTCCATCACTTTTAATTAAGAAACttactttataattaaaaaggtCAATATCACATCTTTTTCattcttgttttaaaatattgagtttgaaataaaatataaaaacattattcaattttttattttaatgtaaaaaaacaaaaatcagttttcaatattttctaaataaactaaagtgattttaataaaatatgttagtgagtgttggctttttttttttcaaaaaataattattaaagttataatttatttttaagtgataTTCGTTAGATctaattattaaagataatatttattttttatactaaataagaaaaaaatattatcataaaattaagaaaaaaaaataaaaccaaggagactctaaatatttaataaaaaaatattcttaaagataatacttaatttattagattaaataagaaaaataaaataattaaagatgatatttaatctcttaaattaaatagaataaaatagaaataactaAAGGAAATATGTATTCTTACCAAAAagccttaaatatttaatattttttttattaaagatgatatttaatttgttatattaaataataataatgaaataattaaagataatatttaaatctgataaattaaatagaatataataaaaaataactaaatgaaATATGTATTCTTACCCCAAAGCGTTGAACTGAGGTTATGGTTTTGCAGCTTCGCAAATAAAAAGTCACTCCATTGCTTAGGTGTAGACGCTGTGATTGAACCACAATGAGGATGAGGAAGCAGATGATACAGCGGTGGTGAAGGCATCACAGTATCTGTTCTCACTGCCAACTCTTCAAATGAATCTGACTTCCCTGCGATCACATGGACCCCACATTCTTTAATGTCCGAGGGTTGGTATGACTGATCGTTGCGCAGTGAATACCCCCATTGCCATGAATAAATGGATAGTTCCAATTCGTCATCTGCACAGTAATCTTTCATTGCCATTTTACTTCTACTTATGTATCTTATAAATCCAGTTTTTGGTGAATAATACCAATGATTAGTACATTGAAAGAAGCAAATACCATTGCtattatttcttataataataagaacGGAACTGTCCTCGTCACCCTTATCAAACCAAAGAACTAAGCCTTGGAAGACTGGAGGTAAATGGAATGACAATGAGCATCCTTCTCCCCTGTAGCTCATCCAATTTGGCATCTCACTAGGAATGTGGCGAATACGAATAAAATACCCGTGACGACCGTTGCACATTTCctgtataaatatattatcataaaatcaagaaataaaaaaataaaaccaatcagactttaaatatttaataaaaaaatattattaaagataatatttatttttttagattaaataagaaaaataaaaaatattattaaagatgatatttgtttttttaaatataataataataataataataaatattgccTATATACATATTGATTTCAAGGAATGCTGAGAATTTAGACATTAATCAATGTATGTGCCAATTGTGTGTGTTTCTTTTTGTGCGAAAAAGAGACGGAAAGAAATAGTACCTCAACAACGCTCTTCAGTAATTTACTTGGTGAATGACTGCGGTCGTCAACACGAATATACCAGAAACAATTACTTAGATTTTCAATGCCCTGAAACTCTTCTAACGAATAATTGTCATCTAGCCTTATAAATAGTAGTTCTTTTGGCTCGCTTGGTATTCTTACTCTTTTCAATGATTTGCAATAAGATGCAAACAAATAGTATAAACTTGAGGGAAGATCTGGGATTGATACAAGATATTTGCATTTCTGGACATGCAAATCACTTAGCTTGGGAAGGAAGCCGAGCCCAGAAGGAAGGCTAGAGAATTTGTTTCCATCTAGATTCAAATACTCTAGAGCAGACAAACCACTGAAATCAACACAGTTAGTTGCGCGATCAGTCAAACCACAATTAGAAAGGTTAAGATGTTTCATTGATAACCTTTCAATGAAAGGTGTTGGCAGCCAACGTTTCCAATTCAAAACACCTGCTGAAATCAAAGAAGAACTTGGTGGAGCCGAACGGCATCCACACAATGATAACCTTCTGACATGCTTTAATTGTCCAATTGAAGAGAgaaattgctcattttcaatccCATCAGCTAGCAACTCAGTTAAGGATTCCATATCACCCATGTGTTCCGGCAATTTTTCAAGTTGTGAACACCCAGAAATATTCAGAGTTTTAAGAGACTTTACATTACCAATGCTTTCAGGGAGATTCTTCAGCCTCCAACATCCCTCCAGATTCAAGAAAACGAGGCCCGTCAAatttttgattgattgatgcACCTTAACTAAACTCGAGCAACCTTTCAGAATTAGTTTCTCTAGACTTGAACTATGCAAGTCTGGTGTTTTAATAAGGTGCTGAGAATGACTGAGATTAAGGATTTTAAGCTTGTCGAAAATCTGTTAtaatagagagaaaaataatgaaaattaatcatAGAAAGTCAtaacatgtaaatataaattacatactGGAAAAATTTTGGGAATTGTAGCATGTTTCGTACCTTTTTTCCCTTCCATAGTTTTCTGAGGTTACTGTACTGCATATCAAGAACAGCTAGATTGTCCAAGGTAAAATCAGATGGAAAACATTTCAAAGGACATTCATGCCAACAAATCCACATCAACTCTTTAGAAAGCAGTTTGAAGGATCCGGTGAGATGTACTCCATTGATTTGGAGTAAATTTAAGCATTTCATTTCTGCAAATGATCCTGCGCTAAGTGATTTAGCTTCTGATGCTCTGACATCCAGTGCAAGACCCTCTACAACTTCCgtaccctaaaaaaataaaatcaatacaaCTTTCATACAATTATTTGTAATAAGTTTGACTATGCTTTCATGTATGCACTGAGCTCTTACCTTCTGCTGCTCAAGCACATTCCATGCATCCTCCTGATTCCAAATTCTGGTCCTCTGTCCAGGTTCTTTTGGAAACAATTCACGAACGACCTCCCTTCCCATGTCTCGTAATAGATCATGCATGGTTACCGTCTCTCCCAATACTTTAATCAGAGACCTTTCACGGAGAGTTTCCAAATCAACTTCTGGATCGTAACCGCAACGGGCTCCTAGCACTTTTGCGACGTACTCTTTCTTTCTATCAATAAAGAAGCAAGCGATATCAAGGAATGCATCTCGTAGTTCTTTACCGTCCAGTGCGTCAAAACTTATTCTAAGATTTCCTTGAATACCGTGGTTTGGAATTTTTCTCTGCTTGTCAATTACAGATTTCCAAAAATCTCTGTTTTTCCTGGACAGAGAAGCACCCGTAACCTCAAGAGCCAAAGGAAGTCCCCTACAGTAATCAACTACATCCTTCGATAGATCCATATAATCTTCTGTTGGCTTGGTTTCCTTAAAGGCATGCCAGCTGAAAAGCTGAAGGGCCTCATCTGGTTCCAGTTCTTTGATCGGATATCTTTGATCTGCTTCACGAAGTAAACTTGAATCTCTTGTTGTGATAATTACTCTACTTCCAGGACCAAACCAACTTCGATCTCCCATCAAGGCATTTAGCTGGTCCGGATGAGCCACATcatcagcaacaacaagaactcttttgCGACGAAGTCGTTCTTTGATTAGAACCTTTCCTCTATCAACACAATCGAAGTTTGCAACATCCGGTTTTAAAATATCGTGAAGAAGTTGCTTTTGTAAAGGAACAAGATCATTAACTCGTTTTAACTTTTCATTGATAACCGAAAGAAAACAGCTTCCCTCGAATCCTTTGAAGAGTtgattaaatacaacttttgcTAGAGTCGTCTTTCCTATTCCTGGCATCCCATGTATGCCCACAATGCGTACATCTTCTGTTGCAGTACTTAGAAAGTCACAAATATTGCGAGCAAGCCAATCCATACCTACTAGTTGCTCAGGAACATCTAAGTACTTGGGATCTAATTTATTCAGCACATCCTTGATAATCtctttgataaattttgcttCATGCCTGCTCATAGACAAAAGCCAGACATTGATAGCGAGTCAATTAAGCATTTTATTGT
This genomic stretch from Populus alba chromosome 19, ASM523922v2, whole genome shotgun sequence harbors:
- the LOC118058371 gene encoding TMV resistance protein N-like, with amino-acid sequence MAEPESSRSIPEGDYDVFLSFRGEDTRKTFTDHLYDALDDAGIRTFLDDNELPRGEEISEHLLKAIRESKISIVVFSKGYASSRWCLNELVEILKCKRKKPGQIALPIFYDINPSDVRKQNGSFAEAFVKHEERFEEKLVKEWRKALEEAGNLSGWNLNDMANGHEAKFIKEIIKDVLNKLDPKYLDVPEQLVGMDWLARNICDFLSTATEDVRIVGIHGMPGIGKTTLAKVVFNQLFKGFEGSCFLSVINEKLKRVNDLVPLQKQLLHDILKPDVANFDCVDRGKVLIKERLRRKRVLVVADDVAHPDQLNALMGDRSWFGPGSRVIITTRDSSLLREADQRYPIKELEPDEALQLFSWHAFKETKPTEDYMDLSKDVVDYCRGLPLALEVTGASLSRKNRDFWKSVIDKQRKIPNHGIQGNLRISFDALDGKELRDAFLDIACFFIDRKKEYVAKVLGARCGYDPEVDLETLRERSLIKVLGETVTMHDLLRDMGREVVRELFPKEPGQRTRIWNQEDAWNVLEQQKGTEVVEGLALDVRASEAKSLSAGSFAEMKCLNLLQINGVHLTGSFKLLSKELMWICWHECPLKCFPSDFTLDNLAVLDMQYSNLRKLWKGKKIFDKLKILNLSHSQHLIKTPDLHSSSLEKLILKGCSSLVKVHQSIKNLTGLVFLNLEGCWRLKNLPESIGNVKSLKTLNISGCSQLEKLPEHMGDMESLTELLADGIENEQFLSSIGQLKHVRRLSLCGCRSAPPSSSLISAGVLNWKRWLPTPFIERLSMKHLNLSNCGLTDRATNCVDFSGLSALEYLNLDGNKFSSLPSGLGFLPKLSDLHVQKCKYLVSIPDLPSSLYYLFASYCKSLKRVRIPSEPKELLFIRLDDNYSLEEFQGIENLSNCFWYIRVDDRSHSPSKLLKSVVEEMCNGRHGYFIRIRHIPSEMPNWMSYRGEGCSLSFHLPPVFQGLVLWFDKGDEDSSVLIIIRNNSNGICFFQCTNHWYYSPKTGFIRYISRSKMAMKDYCADDELELSIYSWQWGYSLRNDQSYQPSDIKECGVHVIAGKSDSFEELAVRTDTVMPSPPLYHLLPHPHCGSITASTPKQWSDFLFAKLQNHNLSSTLWGKNTYFI